One window from the genome of Anopheles merus strain MAF chromosome 3R, AmerM5.1, whole genome shotgun sequence encodes:
- the LOC121595292 gene encoding keratin, type I cytoskeletal 9 isoform X8 — protein sequence MRSFLRKDTLLSLAVVMVIVICLLSIIPWPGPSVFKISCSRESSRVVRKIVHSRWLPILEKYQVKLPLECPFHPLRDIFGPQQSAKKQHRPSQWTCGFCGKSFFEEKHLDMHFENRHRTNINTAEDAVCLADYCDMMRCEVLIAKDATLAFGSDPNAVSTDIEVWSEATAYRTALSTSGPRDVAKVPESRKSLLPKMLQTIRDDVFRNRQPPQGVTSVLQTKGADNCDKNDATKSKSSRKGSKSGHGDKEAKDNPVEDDDDEDDEEEDDEDDEDEEEESENDSNATSQCEQNLVDSSLPPVDRKQQRLSEMQRMKANCNAEEIGQLKTRCEVLVRDCIVGLLVQLSLEDFRSMEEEMNRAICWYLTCERYWEDGPLEQRPFPWGLVFVLVMVLSMGVCLCYYIIWILFDSEDFSPSTTNQQLLGGHHPTPGSGGHLLHHGRHYLQPGTGGSGGGGGGGSGIYRLQDGGHHSAASLNNLVAGSSGSNDIQHTPQIHASPGGGVGSASAMLYTTADDGGSGYGYAAGSAGGSAAARMIAASGGGGDVSATSTSAAALAASSAGGGSSAGAATGSGDFGELGQSEHYIYVTYPPELKRRLLESSL from the exons ATGAGGTCCTTTCTGCGCAAGGACACTCTCCTGTCACtggcggtggtgatg GTGATAGTTATTTGCTTGCTGTCCATCATACCATGGCCCGGCCCGAGCGTGTTCAAGATATCATGCTCCCGCGAAAGCTCGCGCGTCGTGCGCAAGATCGTGCACTCGCGCTGGCTGCCCATCCTAGAGAAGTACCAGGTGAAGCTGCCGCTCGAGTGTCCGTTTCATCCGCTGCGCGACATTTTCGGGCCGCAGCAGAGCGCCAAAAAGCAGCACCGGCCGAGCCAGTGGACGTGCGGTTTCTGCGGCAAGAGCTTCTTCGAGGAGAAGCATCTCGATATGCACTTCGAGAATCGGCACCGGACCAACATCAACACGGCGGAAGATGCCGTCTGTCTGGCGGACTACTGCGACATGATGCGCTGTGAGGTGCTGATCGCGAAGGACGCGACGCTAGCGTTCGGCAGCGATCCGAATGCCGTCTCGACCGATATTGAGGTGTGGAGTGAGGCGACCGCGTACCGGACGGCGCTGTCGACATCAGGGCCGCGGGATGTAGCGAAGGTTCCGGAAAG TAGGAAGTCACTGCTGCCGAAGATGCTACAGACCATTCGGGACGACGTGTTTCGGAATCGACAACCACCCCAAGGTGTAACCTCAGTGCTTCAGACGAAAGGTGCCGATAACTGCGACAAGAACGATGCCACCAAATCGAAGAGCAGTCGGAAAGGATCGAAATCTGGTCACGGAGATAAAGAAG CTAAGGACAACCCAGTGgaagatgatgacgacgaggaTGATGAAGAGGAGGACGATGAGGAtgacgaggacgaggaggaagagTCGGAGAACGATAGCAACGCCACGTCACAGTGTGAGCAAAATCTGGTCGACTCCTCGCTGCCACCGGTCGATCGAAAGCAGCAACGCCTCTCGGAGATGCAGCGCATGAAGGCCAACTGTAATGCGGAAGAGATCGGCCAGCTGAAGACGCGCTGCGAGGTGCTGGTGCGCGACTGTATCGTCGGGCTGCTGGTGCAGCTTTCGCTCGAGGACTTCCGTAGCATGGAGGAGGAGATGAACCGTGCCATCTGCTGGTACTTGACGTGCGAGCGATACTGGGAGGATGGTCCGCTAGAGCAGCGCCCCTTCCCATGGGGGCTGGTGTTTGTGCTCGTGATGGTGCTTTCGATGGGCGTCTGCCTTTGCTACTACATCATCTGGATACTGTTCGA CAGTGAAGATTTTAGTCCTTCCACGACCAACCAACAACTGCTCGGAGGCCATCATCCGACACCGGGCAGCGGTGGCCATCTACTGCACCACGGACGGCACTACCTACAACCGGGAACGGGCGgcagcggtggtggcggcggcggcggttcCGGCATCTACCGGTTGCAGGACGGTGGCCATCATTCTGCCGCCAGCCTGAACAACCTCGTTGCGGGCTCGAGCGGTAGTAACGACATTCAGCATACGCCCCAGATACATGCCTCccccggtggtggtgttggctCAGCTTCCGCCATGCTCTACACGACGGCCGACGACGGTGGTAGTGGCTACGGCTATGCGGCAGGTTCCGCAGGCGGTTCAGCCGCTGCTCGAATGATCGCTGCgtccggcggtggcggtgatgTGTCCGCAACTAGTACGTCCGCGGCGGCGCTGGCGGCGAGTAGTGCGGGAGGTGGATCATCGGCCGGCGCGGCAACCGGTAGCGGCGACTTCGGTGAGCTGGGACAGAGCGAACACTACATCTACGTGACGTATCCACCGGAACTGAAGCGACGTCTGCTGGAAAG TTCCCTCTAG
- the LOC121595292 gene encoding keratin, type I cytoskeletal 9 isoform X1, translating to MRSFLRKDTLLSLAVVMVIVICLLSIIPWPGPSVFKISCSRESSRVVRKIVHSRWLPILEKYQVKLPLECPFHPLRDIFGPQQSAKKQHRPSQWTCGFCGKSFFEEKHLDMHFENRHRTNINTAEDAVCLADYCDMMRCEVLIAKDATLAFGSDPNAVSTDIEVWSEATAYRTALSTSGPRDVAKVPESRKSLLPKMLQTIRDDVFRNRQPPQGVTSVLQTKGADNCDKNDATKSKSSRKGSKSGHGDKEAKDNPVEDDDDEDDEEEDDEDDEDEEEESENDSNATSQCEQNLVDSSLPPVDRKQQRLSEMQRMKANCNAEEIGQLKTRCEVLVRDCIVGLLVQLSLEDFRSMEEEMNRAICWYLTCERYWEDGPLEQRPFPWGLVFVLVMVLSMGVCLCYYIIWILFDSEDFSPSTTNQQLLGGHHPTPGSGGHLLHHGRHYLQPGTGGSGGGGGGGSGIYRLQDGGHHSAASLNNLVAGSSGSNDIQHTPQIHASPGGGVGSASAMLYTTADDGGSGYGYAAGSAGGSAAARMIAASGGGGDVSATSTSAAALAASSAGGGSSAGAATGSGDFGELGQSEHYIYVTYPPELKRRLLERYGRDIYMQLLRKDVYDYY from the exons ATGAGGTCCTTTCTGCGCAAGGACACTCTCCTGTCACtggcggtggtgatg GTGATAGTTATTTGCTTGCTGTCCATCATACCATGGCCCGGCCCGAGCGTGTTCAAGATATCATGCTCCCGCGAAAGCTCGCGCGTCGTGCGCAAGATCGTGCACTCGCGCTGGCTGCCCATCCTAGAGAAGTACCAGGTGAAGCTGCCGCTCGAGTGTCCGTTTCATCCGCTGCGCGACATTTTCGGGCCGCAGCAGAGCGCCAAAAAGCAGCACCGGCCGAGCCAGTGGACGTGCGGTTTCTGCGGCAAGAGCTTCTTCGAGGAGAAGCATCTCGATATGCACTTCGAGAATCGGCACCGGACCAACATCAACACGGCGGAAGATGCCGTCTGTCTGGCGGACTACTGCGACATGATGCGCTGTGAGGTGCTGATCGCGAAGGACGCGACGCTAGCGTTCGGCAGCGATCCGAATGCCGTCTCGACCGATATTGAGGTGTGGAGTGAGGCGACCGCGTACCGGACGGCGCTGTCGACATCAGGGCCGCGGGATGTAGCGAAGGTTCCGGAAAG TAGGAAGTCACTGCTGCCGAAGATGCTACAGACCATTCGGGACGACGTGTTTCGGAATCGACAACCACCCCAAGGTGTAACCTCAGTGCTTCAGACGAAAGGTGCCGATAACTGCGACAAGAACGATGCCACCAAATCGAAGAGCAGTCGGAAAGGATCGAAATCTGGTCACGGAGATAAAGAAG CTAAGGACAACCCAGTGgaagatgatgacgacgaggaTGATGAAGAGGAGGACGATGAGGAtgacgaggacgaggaggaagagTCGGAGAACGATAGCAACGCCACGTCACAGTGTGAGCAAAATCTGGTCGACTCCTCGCTGCCACCGGTCGATCGAAAGCAGCAACGCCTCTCGGAGATGCAGCGCATGAAGGCCAACTGTAATGCGGAAGAGATCGGCCAGCTGAAGACGCGCTGCGAGGTGCTGGTGCGCGACTGTATCGTCGGGCTGCTGGTGCAGCTTTCGCTCGAGGACTTCCGTAGCATGGAGGAGGAGATGAACCGTGCCATCTGCTGGTACTTGACGTGCGAGCGATACTGGGAGGATGGTCCGCTAGAGCAGCGCCCCTTCCCATGGGGGCTGGTGTTTGTGCTCGTGATGGTGCTTTCGATGGGCGTCTGCCTTTGCTACTACATCATCTGGATACTGTTCGA CAGTGAAGATTTTAGTCCTTCCACGACCAACCAACAACTGCTCGGAGGCCATCATCCGACACCGGGCAGCGGTGGCCATCTACTGCACCACGGACGGCACTACCTACAACCGGGAACGGGCGgcagcggtggtggcggcggcggcggttcCGGCATCTACCGGTTGCAGGACGGTGGCCATCATTCTGCCGCCAGCCTGAACAACCTCGTTGCGGGCTCGAGCGGTAGTAACGACATTCAGCATACGCCCCAGATACATGCCTCccccggtggtggtgttggctCAGCTTCCGCCATGCTCTACACGACGGCCGACGACGGTGGTAGTGGCTACGGCTATGCGGCAGGTTCCGCAGGCGGTTCAGCCGCTGCTCGAATGATCGCTGCgtccggcggtggcggtgatgTGTCCGCAACTAGTACGTCCGCGGCGGCGCTGGCGGCGAGTAGTGCGGGAGGTGGATCATCGGCCGGCGCGGCAACCGGTAGCGGCGACTTCGGTGAGCTGGGACAGAGCGAACACTACATCTACGTGACGTATCCACCGGAACTGAAGCGACGTCTGCTGGAAAGGTACGGTAGAGACATCTATATGCAGCTGTTGCGCAAGGATGTGTACGATTACTACTAG
- the LOC121595292 gene encoding keratin, type I cytoskeletal 9 isoform X7, with amino-acid sequence MRSFLRKDTLLSLAVVMVIVICLLSIIPWPGPSVFKISCSRESSRVVRKIVHSRWLPILEKYQVKLPLECPFHPLRDIFGPQQSAKKQHRPSQWTCGFCGKSFFEEKHLDMHFENRHRTNINTAEDAVCLADYCDMMRCEVLIAKDATLAFGSDPNAVSTDIEVWSEATAYRTALSTSGPRDVAKVPESRKSLLPKMLQTIRDDVFRNRQPPQGVTSVLQTKGADNCDKNDATKSKSSRKGSKSGHGDKEAKDNPVEDDDDEDDEEEDDEDDEDEEEESENDSNATSQCEQNLVDSSLPPVDRKQQRLSEMQRMKANCNAEEIGQLKTRCEVLVRDCIVGLLVQLSLEDFRSMEEEMNRAICWYLTCERYWEDGPLEQRPFPWGLVFVLVMVLSMGVCLCYYIIWILFDSEDFSPSTTNQQLLGGHHPTPGSGGHLLHHGRHYLQPGTGGSGGGGGGGSGIYRLQDGGHHSAASLNNLVAGSSGSNDIQHTPQIHASPGGGVGSASAMLYTTADDGGSGYGYAAGSAGGSAAARMIAASGGGGDVSATSTSAAALAASSAGGGSSAGAATGSGDFGELGQSEHYIYVTYPPELKRRLLESCYNRTTRL; translated from the exons ATGAGGTCCTTTCTGCGCAAGGACACTCTCCTGTCACtggcggtggtgatg GTGATAGTTATTTGCTTGCTGTCCATCATACCATGGCCCGGCCCGAGCGTGTTCAAGATATCATGCTCCCGCGAAAGCTCGCGCGTCGTGCGCAAGATCGTGCACTCGCGCTGGCTGCCCATCCTAGAGAAGTACCAGGTGAAGCTGCCGCTCGAGTGTCCGTTTCATCCGCTGCGCGACATTTTCGGGCCGCAGCAGAGCGCCAAAAAGCAGCACCGGCCGAGCCAGTGGACGTGCGGTTTCTGCGGCAAGAGCTTCTTCGAGGAGAAGCATCTCGATATGCACTTCGAGAATCGGCACCGGACCAACATCAACACGGCGGAAGATGCCGTCTGTCTGGCGGACTACTGCGACATGATGCGCTGTGAGGTGCTGATCGCGAAGGACGCGACGCTAGCGTTCGGCAGCGATCCGAATGCCGTCTCGACCGATATTGAGGTGTGGAGTGAGGCGACCGCGTACCGGACGGCGCTGTCGACATCAGGGCCGCGGGATGTAGCGAAGGTTCCGGAAAG TAGGAAGTCACTGCTGCCGAAGATGCTACAGACCATTCGGGACGACGTGTTTCGGAATCGACAACCACCCCAAGGTGTAACCTCAGTGCTTCAGACGAAAGGTGCCGATAACTGCGACAAGAACGATGCCACCAAATCGAAGAGCAGTCGGAAAGGATCGAAATCTGGTCACGGAGATAAAGAAG CTAAGGACAACCCAGTGgaagatgatgacgacgaggaTGATGAAGAGGAGGACGATGAGGAtgacgaggacgaggaggaagagTCGGAGAACGATAGCAACGCCACGTCACAGTGTGAGCAAAATCTGGTCGACTCCTCGCTGCCACCGGTCGATCGAAAGCAGCAACGCCTCTCGGAGATGCAGCGCATGAAGGCCAACTGTAATGCGGAAGAGATCGGCCAGCTGAAGACGCGCTGCGAGGTGCTGGTGCGCGACTGTATCGTCGGGCTGCTGGTGCAGCTTTCGCTCGAGGACTTCCGTAGCATGGAGGAGGAGATGAACCGTGCCATCTGCTGGTACTTGACGTGCGAGCGATACTGGGAGGATGGTCCGCTAGAGCAGCGCCCCTTCCCATGGGGGCTGGTGTTTGTGCTCGTGATGGTGCTTTCGATGGGCGTCTGCCTTTGCTACTACATCATCTGGATACTGTTCGA CAGTGAAGATTTTAGTCCTTCCACGACCAACCAACAACTGCTCGGAGGCCATCATCCGACACCGGGCAGCGGTGGCCATCTACTGCACCACGGACGGCACTACCTACAACCGGGAACGGGCGgcagcggtggtggcggcggcggcggttcCGGCATCTACCGGTTGCAGGACGGTGGCCATCATTCTGCCGCCAGCCTGAACAACCTCGTTGCGGGCTCGAGCGGTAGTAACGACATTCAGCATACGCCCCAGATACATGCCTCccccggtggtggtgttggctCAGCTTCCGCCATGCTCTACACGACGGCCGACGACGGTGGTAGTGGCTACGGCTATGCGGCAGGTTCCGCAGGCGGTTCAGCCGCTGCTCGAATGATCGCTGCgtccggcggtggcggtgatgTGTCCGCAACTAGTACGTCCGCGGCGGCGCTGGCGGCGAGTAGTGCGGGAGGTGGATCATCGGCCGGCGCGGCAACCGGTAGCGGCGACTTCGGTGAGCTGGGACAGAGCGAACACTACATCTACGTGACGTATCCACCGGAACTGAAGCGACGTCTGCTGGAAAG CTGCTACAATAGAACGACACGGCTATGA
- the LOC121595292 gene encoding keratin, type I cytoskeletal 9 isoform X4: protein MRSFLRKDTLLSLAVVMVIVICLLSIIPWPGPSVFKISCSRESSRVVRKIVHSRWLPILEKYQVKLPLECPFHPLRDIFGPQQSAKKQHRPSQWTCGFCGKSFFEEKHLDMHFENRHRTNINTAEDAVCLADYCDMMRCEVLIAKDATLAFGSDPNAVSTDIEVWSEATAYRTALSTSGPRDVAKVPERKSLLPKMLQTIRDDVFRNRQPPQGVTSVLQTKGADNCDKNDATKSKSSRKGSKSGHGDKEAKDNPVEDDDDEDDEEEDDEDDEDEEEESENDSNATSQCEQNLVDSSLPPVDRKQQRLSEMQRMKANCNAEEIGQLKTRCEVLVRDCIVGLLVQLSLEDFRSMEEEMNRAICWYLTCERYWEDGPLEQRPFPWGLVFVLVMVLSMGVCLCYYIIWILFDSEDFSPSTTNQQLLGGHHPTPGSGGHLLHHGRHYLQPGTGGSGGGGGGGSGIYRLQDGGHHSAASLNNLVAGSSGSNDIQHTPQIHASPGGGVGSASAMLYTTADDGGSGYGYAAGSAGGSAAARMIAASGGGGDVSATSTSAAALAASSAGGGSSAGAATGSGDFGELGQSEHYIYVTYPPELKRRLLERYGRDIYMQLLRKDVYDYY from the exons ATGAGGTCCTTTCTGCGCAAGGACACTCTCCTGTCACtggcggtggtgatg GTGATAGTTATTTGCTTGCTGTCCATCATACCATGGCCCGGCCCGAGCGTGTTCAAGATATCATGCTCCCGCGAAAGCTCGCGCGTCGTGCGCAAGATCGTGCACTCGCGCTGGCTGCCCATCCTAGAGAAGTACCAGGTGAAGCTGCCGCTCGAGTGTCCGTTTCATCCGCTGCGCGACATTTTCGGGCCGCAGCAGAGCGCCAAAAAGCAGCACCGGCCGAGCCAGTGGACGTGCGGTTTCTGCGGCAAGAGCTTCTTCGAGGAGAAGCATCTCGATATGCACTTCGAGAATCGGCACCGGACCAACATCAACACGGCGGAAGATGCCGTCTGTCTGGCGGACTACTGCGACATGATGCGCTGTGAGGTGCTGATCGCGAAGGACGCGACGCTAGCGTTCGGCAGCGATCCGAATGCCGTCTCGACCGATATTGAGGTGTGGAGTGAGGCGACCGCGTACCGGACGGCGCTGTCGACATCAGGGCCGCGGGATGTAGCGAAGGTTCCGGAAAG GAAGTCACTGCTGCCGAAGATGCTACAGACCATTCGGGACGACGTGTTTCGGAATCGACAACCACCCCAAGGTGTAACCTCAGTGCTTCAGACGAAAGGTGCCGATAACTGCGACAAGAACGATGCCACCAAATCGAAGAGCAGTCGGAAAGGATCGAAATCTGGTCACGGAGATAAAGAAG CTAAGGACAACCCAGTGgaagatgatgacgacgaggaTGATGAAGAGGAGGACGATGAGGAtgacgaggacgaggaggaagagTCGGAGAACGATAGCAACGCCACGTCACAGTGTGAGCAAAATCTGGTCGACTCCTCGCTGCCACCGGTCGATCGAAAGCAGCAACGCCTCTCGGAGATGCAGCGCATGAAGGCCAACTGTAATGCGGAAGAGATCGGCCAGCTGAAGACGCGCTGCGAGGTGCTGGTGCGCGACTGTATCGTCGGGCTGCTGGTGCAGCTTTCGCTCGAGGACTTCCGTAGCATGGAGGAGGAGATGAACCGTGCCATCTGCTGGTACTTGACGTGCGAGCGATACTGGGAGGATGGTCCGCTAGAGCAGCGCCCCTTCCCATGGGGGCTGGTGTTTGTGCTCGTGATGGTGCTTTCGATGGGCGTCTGCCTTTGCTACTACATCATCTGGATACTGTTCGA CAGTGAAGATTTTAGTCCTTCCACGACCAACCAACAACTGCTCGGAGGCCATCATCCGACACCGGGCAGCGGTGGCCATCTACTGCACCACGGACGGCACTACCTACAACCGGGAACGGGCGgcagcggtggtggcggcggcggcggttcCGGCATCTACCGGTTGCAGGACGGTGGCCATCATTCTGCCGCCAGCCTGAACAACCTCGTTGCGGGCTCGAGCGGTAGTAACGACATTCAGCATACGCCCCAGATACATGCCTCccccggtggtggtgttggctCAGCTTCCGCCATGCTCTACACGACGGCCGACGACGGTGGTAGTGGCTACGGCTATGCGGCAGGTTCCGCAGGCGGTTCAGCCGCTGCTCGAATGATCGCTGCgtccggcggtggcggtgatgTGTCCGCAACTAGTACGTCCGCGGCGGCGCTGGCGGCGAGTAGTGCGGGAGGTGGATCATCGGCCGGCGCGGCAACCGGTAGCGGCGACTTCGGTGAGCTGGGACAGAGCGAACACTACATCTACGTGACGTATCCACCGGAACTGAAGCGACGTCTGCTGGAAAGGTACGGTAGAGACATCTATATGCAGCTGTTGCGCAAGGATGTGTACGATTACTACTAG
- the LOC121595292 gene encoding keratin, type I cytoskeletal 9 isoform X3 gives MRSFLRKDTLLSLAVVMVIVICLLSIIPWPGPSVFKISCSRESSRVVRKIVHSRWLPILEKYQVKLPLECPFHPLRDIFGPQQSAKKQHRPSQWTCGFCGKSFFEEKHLDMHFENRHRTNINTAEDAVCLADYCDMMRCEVLIAKDATLAFGSDPNAVSTDIEVWSEATAYRTALSTSGPRDVAKVPESRKSLLPKMLQTIRDDVFRNRQPPQGVTSVLQTKGADNCDKNDATKSKSSRKGSKSGHGDKEAKDNPVEDDDDEDDEEEDDEDDEDEEEESENDSNATSQCEQNLVDSSLPPVDRKQQRLSEMQRMKANCNAEEIGQLKTRCEVLVRDCIVGLLVQLSLEDFRSMEEEMNRAICWYLTCERYWEDGPLEQRPFPWGLVFVLVMVLSMGVCLCYYIIWILFDEDFSPSTTNQQLLGGHHPTPGSGGHLLHHGRHYLQPGTGGSGGGGGGGSGIYRLQDGGHHSAASLNNLVAGSSGSNDIQHTPQIHASPGGGVGSASAMLYTTADDGGSGYGYAAGSAGGSAAARMIAASGGGGDVSATSTSAAALAASSAGGGSSAGAATGSGDFGELGQSEHYIYVTYPPELKRRLLERYGRDIYMQLLRKDVYDYY, from the exons ATGAGGTCCTTTCTGCGCAAGGACACTCTCCTGTCACtggcggtggtgatg GTGATAGTTATTTGCTTGCTGTCCATCATACCATGGCCCGGCCCGAGCGTGTTCAAGATATCATGCTCCCGCGAAAGCTCGCGCGTCGTGCGCAAGATCGTGCACTCGCGCTGGCTGCCCATCCTAGAGAAGTACCAGGTGAAGCTGCCGCTCGAGTGTCCGTTTCATCCGCTGCGCGACATTTTCGGGCCGCAGCAGAGCGCCAAAAAGCAGCACCGGCCGAGCCAGTGGACGTGCGGTTTCTGCGGCAAGAGCTTCTTCGAGGAGAAGCATCTCGATATGCACTTCGAGAATCGGCACCGGACCAACATCAACACGGCGGAAGATGCCGTCTGTCTGGCGGACTACTGCGACATGATGCGCTGTGAGGTGCTGATCGCGAAGGACGCGACGCTAGCGTTCGGCAGCGATCCGAATGCCGTCTCGACCGATATTGAGGTGTGGAGTGAGGCGACCGCGTACCGGACGGCGCTGTCGACATCAGGGCCGCGGGATGTAGCGAAGGTTCCGGAAAG TAGGAAGTCACTGCTGCCGAAGATGCTACAGACCATTCGGGACGACGTGTTTCGGAATCGACAACCACCCCAAGGTGTAACCTCAGTGCTTCAGACGAAAGGTGCCGATAACTGCGACAAGAACGATGCCACCAAATCGAAGAGCAGTCGGAAAGGATCGAAATCTGGTCACGGAGATAAAGAAG CTAAGGACAACCCAGTGgaagatgatgacgacgaggaTGATGAAGAGGAGGACGATGAGGAtgacgaggacgaggaggaagagTCGGAGAACGATAGCAACGCCACGTCACAGTGTGAGCAAAATCTGGTCGACTCCTCGCTGCCACCGGTCGATCGAAAGCAGCAACGCCTCTCGGAGATGCAGCGCATGAAGGCCAACTGTAATGCGGAAGAGATCGGCCAGCTGAAGACGCGCTGCGAGGTGCTGGTGCGCGACTGTATCGTCGGGCTGCTGGTGCAGCTTTCGCTCGAGGACTTCCGTAGCATGGAGGAGGAGATGAACCGTGCCATCTGCTGGTACTTGACGTGCGAGCGATACTGGGAGGATGGTCCGCTAGAGCAGCGCCCCTTCCCATGGGGGCTGGTGTTTGTGCTCGTGATGGTGCTTTCGATGGGCGTCTGCCTTTGCTACTACATCATCTGGATACTGTTCGA TGAAGATTTTAGTCCTTCCACGACCAACCAACAACTGCTCGGAGGCCATCATCCGACACCGGGCAGCGGTGGCCATCTACTGCACCACGGACGGCACTACCTACAACCGGGAACGGGCGgcagcggtggtggcggcggcggcggttcCGGCATCTACCGGTTGCAGGACGGTGGCCATCATTCTGCCGCCAGCCTGAACAACCTCGTTGCGGGCTCGAGCGGTAGTAACGACATTCAGCATACGCCCCAGATACATGCCTCccccggtggtggtgttggctCAGCTTCCGCCATGCTCTACACGACGGCCGACGACGGTGGTAGTGGCTACGGCTATGCGGCAGGTTCCGCAGGCGGTTCAGCCGCTGCTCGAATGATCGCTGCgtccggcggtggcggtgatgTGTCCGCAACTAGTACGTCCGCGGCGGCGCTGGCGGCGAGTAGTGCGGGAGGTGGATCATCGGCCGGCGCGGCAACCGGTAGCGGCGACTTCGGTGAGCTGGGACAGAGCGAACACTACATCTACGTGACGTATCCACCGGAACTGAAGCGACGTCTGCTGGAAAGGTACGGTAGAGACATCTATATGCAGCTGTTGCGCAAGGATGTGTACGATTACTACTAG